From one Humulus lupulus chromosome 8, drHumLupu1.1, whole genome shotgun sequence genomic stretch:
- the LOC133797194 gene encoding probable acyl-[acyl-carrier-protein]--UDP-N-acetylglucosamine O-acyltransferase, mitochondrial, translating into MFRRLFQATTANQLSSALTVLSLRSFCTSFRNVESLELAKSTTFIHPTAIVDPNAKVGLGVSIGPFCTVGSSAKLGNGCKLHTASHVYGNTELGDDCILMTGAVVGDDLPGRTVMGCNNVVGHYAVVGIRGQDLKYKPGDECFLDVGENNDIREHTSIHRSSKSSDKTVIGNNNLIMGSCHIAHDCKVGNNNIFANGTLLAGHVVVEDFAHTAGGAAVHQFCHIGSFSFIGAGAMVKKDVPKYMMVAGDGPELRSLNLEGLRRNGFTATEITSLRTAYRKIFMPFQEDARGFEERLAEVEQDEKLANVPAVCYMVHSIRKSLEGERRGICKHRLWNSS; encoded by the exons ATGTTCCGTCGCCTCTTCCAAGCTACCACCGCCAACCAACTTTCCTCTGCTCTCACCGTTCTCTCTCTCCGATCCTTCTGCACCTCCTTTCGAA ATGTTGAAAGTTTGGAACTTGCAAAATCTACCACCTTCATTCACCCCACTGCCATTGTTGACCCCAATGCTAAAGTTGGTCTG GGTGTTTCCATTGGTCCCTTTTGTACTGTTGGGTCCTCTGCAAAGCTTGGGAATGGTTGTAAATTGCATACGGCAAGCCATGTATATGGTAATACAGAATTGGGGGACGATTGCATTCTGATGAC TGGTGCTGTGGTTGGTGATGATCTCCCAGGGCGTACTGTGATGGGATGCAACAACGTTGTGGGACATTATGCCGTTGTTGGGATTAGAGGCCAAGATTTGAAGTACAAG CCAGGTGATGAATGTTTTCTTGATGTTGGGGAGAACAACGATATCAGAGAACATACGTCAATACACCGATCTTCAAAATCAAGTGACAAAACT GTTATTGGAAACAACAATCTGATCATGGGCTCTTGTCATATTGCTCACGATTGCAAAGTAGGAAACAATAATATTTTTGCAAATGGCACGCTTCTAGCAGGACATGTTGTGGTTGAA GACTTTGCTCACACTGCTGGAGGTGCTGCTGTTCATCAGTTCTGCCATATTGGCTCTTTCTCGTTCATTGGTGCTGGTGCAATG GTTAAAAAGGATGTTCCAAAGTACATGATGGTTGCAGGAGATGGACCTGAGCTTCGCAGTTTGAATTTGGAGGGCCTTCGACGCAATGGGTTTACAGCTACTGAG ATCACAAGCCTAAGAACAGCTTACAGAAAGATTTTCATGCCCTTTCAAGAGGATGCCAGGGGTTTCGAAGAACGTCTTGCAGAAGTG GAGCAGGATGAGAAACTGGCAAATGTTCCTGCAGTATGTTACATGGTTCATTCTATTCGCAAATCTCTTGAAGGAGAGCGACGAGGAATATGCAAACATAGACTTTGGAATAGCTCTTAA